AAATATCCTTAGGTAATCCGAGAATTAGTTGCAACAGGACTTATAGTAAAGCCCCGCCCTTGGAAACAGGCTGGGGCTATATTTTATTGTAAGTCGTGATTAATAGGAAACCCTACCCCCCCCTGTGTCCGATTTCATTGAACCACTACAGACCACTACATCAATGACGAAAGCATCCTAGCAGTAATAAATTATTTAGCAAGCTTGACTCTCGACAGCCCTGTATGTAATGTTAACATGTGAACACATATTAAAGTGAGGATATATAGATGGCAAATGTTTCTTGTCAAATCAATGTTATTCATCAAGAGAAGGTTTCACAAGCTCAAGGCAATATGCCAGAGGAATCGATCCTGAATGAAACGGCTGAGGTCTTCAGTTTACTTGGGGATCTTTCTAGAATCAAAATTCTTCAGGCATTGTGTACAACAGAATTGTGTGTTTGCGATCTTGCCGCGATTCTCGGAACTTCATCCTCGGCTGTTTCACATCAGCTCCGTTTGTTGCGGTCTAAAGGTATTGTCCGTTTCCGCAAGGAAGGGAAAGTTGCCTACTACTCACTTGCCGACGAGCATGTTCGGCAACTCCTGAACCAAATGAACGAACATGTACAGGAGTGCTAATCATACTCGATAAGCAAATACTCGAAAGTCACATAATATGGATACTATCATTACAGGAGTACTCCTTGAATGCTGGGAAATCCTCAAAGATGCGGCACCATACGTTCTTTTTGGATTCTTCGCGGCGGGAATTTTAAAAGCACTGATTCCTGAACAATTTGTTTCAAAACACCTTGGCCACAACGGGACGGGTTCTGTTTTTAAAGCCTCTCTGTTCGGCATCCCCCTTCCCTTGTGTTCTTGCGGTGTTATCCCAGTTGCAATAGGATTGCGCAAACAGGGTGCAAGCAAAGGTGCGACTGCTTCGTTTTTGGTGTCCGTGCCGGAAACCGGTGTTGATTCTGTTGCCATCACCTGGGCTCTTCTTGACCCCTTGATGACAGTCGTGCGTCCCGTCGCTGCATTTTTCACAGCAATGGCCACCGGTATCCTGATCAACCTGATCCCTGAAAAGAAGGAAGCAGAAAGACTTATAGAGGTTGACAATTGTGGCTGTAGTGATTCAAGCGAACATGATAAGTCCTCTCATCCTCAGAGCACGCTTGTACAAAGATTTAAAGAGGGCTTGAAATATGCTTTTTCGGACCTGTTAAAGGATATCGGCGGTTGGTTGATGCTCGGAATAGCGATTGCAGGTGTTATCTCTTATTATGTCCCAGATGATTTCTTCGCAAAATACATGGGAGGTGAATTCAGCTCCCTGCTCATCATGCTGGTTGTCGGCATTCCGCTTTATATTTGCGCAAGTGCTTCAACCCCGATTGCAGCCGCCATGATCCTGAAGGGGCTCTCACCAGGGGCGGCTCTAGTTTTCCTACTGGCCGGTCCGGCGACCAATGCTGCAACAATGACTGTTATTGCAAAGCATCTCGGTAAGGCCGCTACTGTGATTTATGTTGCCGTCATCGCAGTTTCCTCACTTGTGATCGGCTGGATCGTGAATCGACTCTATGCTTGGCTGGAGATCGACATTACCGAATGGATTAATCTGGCAGAGCACTCCACAGAATCGATTCTTTATCCAATATCGGCAATAATCCTGTTGCTTCTTTTGTTATGGAATTTTATCCCTCGCAAGAGAACTGATCATAGTGACCATTGTTTCGAGAAACCTGGAGAAAGCTGACGATCCACTTGCTGCTGACAGTTTGTCAGAAAATTCATAAACATTAACTCGACTATTTTTTGATAATATCCATCTATGAATCCAAATGTTAAACAAAAAGCCTATCTTAATCTCCCTGCATTGGGCTTCATTCTCGCCAGTCTGCTGCTCGGATGTGCACTCGCATTCGTGACCTGGCACAACATCGATCGTGAGAAGCAGCTGATGGAGAGCTTTCTTCTTGAAGAAGCCCAGACCTTGATCAGGGCCTTCGAAGCAGGAGCACGAACCTCCATGATGATGGAATCGCGAAGCGGTAATCTCGCGACGCTGGTCAGGGAAACCGCACGCGAAGAAAGCATCGCCTATATTGTGATCCGTGATGAGAAAGACCATCTCCTCGCCAGCGCGGGAGACTTTACGGGCCAGAGTCTACTCTCTGTTCATGCAATCTTGAAATCGAATAATCCTTTAACCCGTTCTTTTGAGGATGACACAGGCGGCTCCGTATTTGAGGTCGCCAAGGAGTTCAGTCCCCTGGCCATGATGCCGATGCGTTCGGGGATGATGCAGCGCTGGCAAAGATGGTGTGGCATGCCGGGCCGGGGTGAAACAGAAGCATGTCGGCAGGTGATCTACCTGGGTCTTTACACCAGGAACTTCGATGCCGCCCGGGCAGAAGACTTTAAACAGAGCCTGATTCTGCTTGGCATCCTGTTCCTGTTGGCTACTGGCGGCTTATACGCTCTGTTTCTTGCCCACAGAAATCAGGTTACCAGGGCCGCACTGGAAAATATGAAGCTGTATACCACAAACGTCATCAGCAGTATGCCGACAGGCCTGATCACTATCGACACGGATCGGAAAATTGTTTCGGCCAACCCGAAGGCGATCGAACTGTTTGACTGCCCCGAACAGGATATGCGAGGCAAAACTCTCCAGCAACTGACAGGTCCTGAAGAATGTTCTCTGGCACCTTTTCTGCGGGCCGGAAAGGAATTCATAGACCAGCCGATGGAATGTATTCGTAAGGATGGCGAAACGATTCCCCTCAAGGTCAGCGCTTCCCATTTGCGTGATATTGACGACAGCTTGCGGGGCATGGTTCTGATTCTGCGTGACCAGCGTGAAATCCGGTCCATGGAAGAAATGCTGGAGCGCTCGCGGCGCCACGCGGCCCTCGGCAGAATGGCTGCTGGCATCGCCCATGAAATCCGCAATCCACTCGGAACCTTACGCGGATTTGCCCAGTATTTCGCCCGCCTAGGAAACAAAGACTCCAAGGCAGAAGAGTATTCGGAAATGATGGTCGCCGAGGTTGATCGCCTCAATCGAACGGTCTCCGCCTTACTGCAATTTTCAAGACCACGCGAACCCGAACTGACCGATGCCAATCTCAATCAGTTATTGATCAAAACAAAGACCCTCATCCAGTCTGACACTGATAGTCACCACGTCGATTTCCGTTTAAATTTACCGAAAACGGAAATCGTCGCATCAGTCGATCCTGACCTGATTCTTCAGGCGGTTCTGAACCTTTTGCAAAACAGTATCGCCGCCGTGTCAGATAACGACCTAATCGAACTCGGTCTGGAAAAAGAGGCCGATTACGTCACTATCCGGGTGCGTGATACCGGTAAAGGAATGACCGTGGAAGAGCAGTCGAAGATGTTCGATCCGTTCTTCACAACCCGCAAGGACGGTACCGGACTGGGGATGGCCGTGGTGCTCCAGATTGTTGAACAGCATCGGGGTCGAATAGAAGTCGATAGCGAAACGGGTCGAGGCACCTGTGTCGAACTGATTTTGCCAGAGAAGGGACGAACCGATGTCAATCAATAACAAGACCATTCTGATTGTCGATGATGATCAGTCTCATCGCACCATGCTCAAAGCCAATCTCGGCGCCGAATGGCAAAATGTCATCGAGGCCGATGATGGCGACGTCGGCGTACATCTGGTAAAAGAGCGAAATATCGACCTGGTTCTGCTCGATCTGAAAATGAAGCGGATGGGGGGAATGGAAGCGCTTTCGGCTATCCATGAAATTAATCCCCAGCTTCCCGTCATCGTTATTACTGCCTTCTCTTCGGTCGAGAGCGCGGTCGAAGCGATGAAAAAGGGAGCGTTCGATTATGTGACCAAGCCGGTAGATGCCGAGGCGCTGCTTCTGACGGTCGCTCGTGCGCTTGAATTCTACACCCTGAAAAAGGAAAATGCCTCGCTGAAACAGCGACTGGACGACAAGTTCGATTTCGGCAATCTTGTCGGCAGCAGCCAGGCACTGCGTGAACTGGGTGAGACCCTTCAATTGGTCGCCCCAAGCGATGCCATCGTACTCATTTCTGGAGAATCCGGAACCGGGAAGGAACTGGTCGCCGGAGCGGTTCATCACAACAGCCAGCGCAAGGACAAGTCGTTTATCAAGGTCAACTGTGCTGCCCTGCATGAAAACCTCTTGGAGAGCGAATTGTTCGGTCATGAGAAAGGAGCGTTCACCGGAGCAACGGAACAGCGCAAAGGCCGCTTCGAGCTGGCCGACAAAGGTACGCTGTTTCTCGATGAAATCGGAGATATGTCGGCTACCACCCAGGCGAAAATCCTGCGGGTCTTGCAGGAGGGTGAATTTGAGCGTCTCGGCGGAACGAAAACTCTCAAAACAGACGTCCGGGTGATTACCGCCACCCACAAAGATCTCGAAAAGATGGTTGATGAAGGGACTTTCCGTCAGGACCTCTACTTCAGGCTTAGCGTCGTCCCCTTGCACCTTCCCCCTCTTCGCGAGAGACCAATGGATATTCCCGCGCTGGCCGAACACTTTCTGGCCCGATATAGCCAAAAGAACAAAAAAGACATCCGCAGCTTCCATTCAGACGCTATCGAAGCATTGTTGTCTTACGCATGGCCGGGGAACATCCGCGAACTTGAAAATGCCATCGAGAGGGCCGTTATACTGTGTCTCGACGAGCAGATATCGGTACAGCATTTACCAGCGCAGGTTCAACAGACTTTTCAAGATACCGAAAGTCACCCGTTTGCAATTCGGCCAGGACTCTCGCTCAAAGACATGGAAAAAGAACTAATCCTTTCAACGTTGCGCCAGACGGATAACAACCGTACGCGTGCCGCAGAAATTCTCGGTATCACCCGTCAAACCCTGCAAAACAAACTCAAGGAATACGACCTGAACTGATACTGTCAAATATTTTGACAATCAGCCGGATCTCCCCACGATAGCTGTAAAAAAATTTTCCGCCACCCGCACACCAAAAAAACAAAATCTAAACAAATCAACACGTTATCAACTTGGCACCCGCATTGCTCTTTATATGGTCAACACTGACCGAAAGGAGCATTTGTATGTTGAAGACTATTTTACTATTTCTTGTTGCTGCCGGAATGACACTTCTGCTGTCCGGTTGCGGCCACTGGGGCTGCTGGGGTGACCACAATCACAATAACCATTCTTCGCACTCCCATTATCGGGGTTGCGGACATTCTGGGTACTAGGAGGGTATATGTTCTGTGGACCAGGGTCCGCCTGGAGCGGATGGCATATGGGAGGTTGGTTTATGCCGGGCTTCTTTATGCTGATAATTTTCGCCATCATTGTGTGGCTTTTATGGCGGCGTCAATCAACACCGGCAGCGCCGTCGGCAAGTTGCCCCAATTGCTCAGGAAACATCAACGCCGCATATTTTCGCTGTCCGCATTGTGGCGAATCCCTGAAGCATAATTGTCCGAATTGCAGCCGGGTCATCGAACACAACTGGTCATACTGCCCTTACTGCAATGAGGATCAATCCAGCACCGCAAAAGCCGACACTCAAAAAATCTAATCAGGAAACTTTAAAGGAGGAAATAATGAAAGAACAGGTCAAAAAGATTTCAATTCTCACCGTCGCTATAGCCGTTGGTTTGGCCGTAACCGTCTCGTCAAGCTTTGCCTGCTGGGGCAACGGGATGGGACACATGACAAACTCAACTCACGCACTTACAGTAGAACAGCAACAGAAACTGGATACCGTTAAGGAAAAATACTCGACAGAACTTGATGCCCTGCAATCTTCGCTCAACAAGAAGTCCGACGCGTACAGCAAGGCGCTAACCAACGAGAGCACCACTGTTGGAACACTGAATCGTCTAGATGCTGAAAGAGTTGATCTGGAACGTCAATACTTCGCCTTGCTCGATCAGGCAAATAAAGAAGCAGGCCTCTATGTGTCAGGCAATAGCGGCCCCTGGTTCGGATGCAACTATAGAGGGTGCAACCACCAGAATCATATGGGTTCCCATACATATGGTCGGCACATGAGGCAAAACAATCAACACGGAATGCACGAAAACCATATGACACGTTGCTGGTAATGACTCGGATTTTGATTTGCTAACAGCTAAACCTAAAAAAGATGTGGTCCGTAAATCGGACCACATCTCTACTTAGTTTATCCCTTACTTCTTTATGTCAAATATTCTAGTGCAAATTTAAGCTTCCTGTGTCATTTCGATAAACTCACCTTCGACTTCCAGTGTAATGGTCATCGGCTTGCCGGACCGATTCCTCCAGAACCAACCATGCTTTCCGTCAAACTCGGCCTCCAGCACACCGGAGTCGCTTTTGGCTGAACCTTTACGGTAGTTGTGGTAACTGATTTTGAGCTTTTTCGAATCACCATGAACATCGAAGTTGGCGCGATCATTACTCGTCTTCCACGAATAACTGACCTTGCCACCCTTGGCCATCCTGACCTTGATCTCCCTGCCTTGATCGGGCGCAAGAGAGATTGTAATACTGTCAGATTTAATATCCTTGGCTGGTTGAGGCTCAACTTTCTGTTCAGTTGCCTTTGCCACCGGAGCAGATGCTTCCTGTACCTCTGATGCTTTGATAGTTTCAGCACTAGCCTCTTGGGCGAGTGACATTTTCACCTGCCCCATCTTGGTCAGCCCAAGGGCACTTCCAGCGCCGGTGAGATCGATTCCGTACTCTGCCGGGAGAACTGCAACGACGAGAATAACCAATGCAAGGATGGATGCAAAAATCGTTGATTTAACCAGCTTTTCCGATGAAGGGAGTTCGTTGTTAGGTGGAATGTTATTGTTGTTCATTATTAATTACCTCTGTATTTATATTAGGAAATGAAAAAACCTGTCATTTGATAACCGACAAAGATAAATCCGCCGGTCATCAGAGCGACATTGGCGTCATAGGCGTGACGGGTAAAGCTGCTAGTATGCCGCCAGAAACCCATGGCGATCAAGATCATACCCAATGCAAGCAGTTGCCCCAGCTCAACGCCGACATTAAAGGCAATGAGGTTCGGGAGAAGGCCATCTACTGACATCTTGTATTCAAGAATCTTGGTTGCCAGACCGAAGCCATGAAACAAACCGAAAATCAGGGTCGCGGCCTTGGTGCTCGGCTGAAATCCAAACCAGCGTTGATACGCACCCATGTTGTCGAGCGCCTTGTAGACAATCGAGAAACCGATAATCGCGTCGATCAGATAGGCACTGACACTGATATTCATCAGAACACCAGCGAGTAATGTCACCGAATGCCCAACCGCAAAGAGGGTCACGTAGATGCTGACGTCCTTCAATCGGTAAAGTAAGAAAATCACACCGAACAAAAAGAGTAAGTGGTCGTATCCAGTGACCATATGTTTCGCACCGAGGTAGATGAACGGGATAATCATTGTCCCCGAACTTTCCTGAATATAACCCTTGTCACCGGCGGTCACACCATGGGCGGCGGCATCTGCGGCCAGTGACAATATAATTGTAATCACAGCCATGAACACAAACGATTTCCTGCTCATGGTGTTTTTAGTAAAACTAACCATAAATTAACCTCATAGCGGCTTCATTGAGACAGAACGGATTAATGAAACCGCAAAAATAGTTTTTAGGTCGAAAGAATATTACGAATTCAGGTGAGCATTGGGGGGGCCACGAATAACCCTGAATGAGACATGGCGCTCTTTGGGGCGAGACGTCTTTTGTGGAAAAAACGTTGCTACGTCAAGAGCTATGAAAGGTAACGAGTTGGTGGCAGCTTGACCAATTAAGTCAAAGGCCACATTCACAGTGGATTTTGACCTGGCTACATTCCACCAGACCGTATTTTTCTTATATTTGTGCTCGTTTTCATCTTCATGCGAAGAGCTTTCTTCGTGATGATGGTGTGTTGAGGTGTGCTCAACAGCCTTGGATACGGGATGGGCACTGACCTTGAATGCAACTGAATCACCTGTGTGAAAATGGTGTAAATGGACGGATTGGTAAACCTGACCACCGCAGACGAGAGCCAAAAACATGAAACAGGCAATACACCATAATTTATGTAAAAAGTTGACTCTTTTCATGCTAGGCACTCATATATACAGATATTTCCTTTAATAACATGTCTGAGGCTTTAAGCCATGAGAGGATAAAACATAAACGCTGTCAGTTGTTAATCTTTGCTGGCACTTTTGGAAATAAGGGTTTACTCTTTGTCTTCTCACATTGTTAGATGACTTTGCTAATGGAGTAAGCGAGCGATTTCCACTATCCCTGCAATTTATGAAATACAAAAGCATCCTGGCAATCGTGGCTCATGTGATAGCCCTAATTGCACCATCTTCCCAGACTTTTAGACTCCCAGGGTCCCCTATATAATAACAATACGAGTTTTATTGGAGTTGCCAGCAAAACTTCTACTGACAACTCCTATTTAATTGTCAGCCTTCATGGCTCCCCGGCCTATGATGTTCAATAAAAAAACTTGATGTCGATTCTGGAAAAGTTGAGACCAGCACATTAAATGGGATTCTCTTGGTCCCCTTACCCGCATTATGCAGTCCATGAACACGATGCTTGCTCTCTGAGGTAATGCTTCCTTTTTCATCAAGGGCGAATACATGCAAATGACCTCCCATCGATAACCTATGCGGTCTTTTCAACATGCCGGTAATTCTGTAGCCACCATCTTCTTTAATGCCTTCAGCTTTAATAACAGATACAGAACTCGTTGAGAGGGGAATCCCCTCTTTTTGGGCAAAATCAACCTGAATATCATTTGCAAAAACAGCCGCGGATGACATAACGATCAATCCAATCAAACCAACTAGGTACAAGCCAACTTTTTTCAGCATCTTTACTCTCCTTTATCTTTTCGGGTTTCATAAAAACTTTACTAAATTTGCATCAGAGGCTAAACAGCTTCCTCACCACGTTCACCGGTGCTTATCCGCACAGCCTGATCAACGTGGCTCACGTATATTTTCCCATCTCCCTTCAGACCTGTATGCGCTTCCTTTTCTATAATCGACACGACCTGATCGACATTGATATCAGGGCAGAAAACCTCCAGCTTTACCCCAACCAGTAGTTCATGTTCTTCACTGCCTCCTCTTGCCCAACCTAAACCATACCCCTCACGATCCATGACGCTTAGGCCGGAAAGAAGTTCACTCTTTCGCAAGCCCCGGACAACATCATCGAGCTTGTGTTTTTTGATGTACGCTTGTATCTGCTTCATATTTCCTCCATTTTCACGATTCACGTTCCACCTTAATTGCAAACCACTTGTAAAGAGCCGGGATAACCAGCAGGGTCAGAATTGTCGATGTCACCAGACCGCCAACAACAACCGTAGCCAGAGGCCTTTGTACTTCGCTACCGGTACCACTTGAAAACAATAACGGAATAAGTCCTAATGCGGTTGTAAGCGCGGTCATAAGGACCGGCCGCAAACGCATGCAGGCGCCACGGATCGATGCCTCATCTATTGAAACACCATTCTTGAGCAATTGATTGAGATAGGTCACCAGAACCATACCGTTCTCGAGGGCTATACCGAACAAGGCAATAAATCCGACCGATGCGGGTACGGACAGATTCTGTCCGGTCAGCCAGAGCCCGACGACCCCACCAACCAATGCCAGGGGAATATTGAGAATAATCAGGAACGAATTCTTGAGTGAATTGAAGTTGGAGAACAACAACAGAAAGACAATAAGCAGGGTCGCCGGAACAACCAGGGCGAGCCGTTTGTTCGCCTCCTGTTGGAGCTTGAACTGTCCACCCCAACTCACCAGGTAGCCGGCTGGCAGCTTGACATTTTCCGCAATAGCCTGCTGACCATCGGCAACAAACGAACCAATGTCGCGACCACGCACATTGCATTGCACCGTGATGAATCGCTGATTGTTTTCACGGGTAATTTGTCGTGGTCCGACAATCTCCTCAATGAGCGCCAGCTGGTCAAGCGGGATTTTCTCGCCGCCCGGCCCATTAATAAGGATATGGCGGATTGAATCGACATTGTTGCGGTATTCAGGTGCAAATCGGACCAGAATGTCAAAGCGTCTTATCCCTTCGAAAATCTGTCCAGCCGTTTCACCACCCACAGCTGTGCGAATAACATTTTGGATGTCTTCGACATTAATCCCGTAACGGGATATGGCACTTCGATCAATAACGATACGGAGTTGTGGAGTTCCGGCGACCTGGTCCTTTTGAACATCCGCCGCGCCAGGTACTTTGCGAATGACCGCCTCGATTTCGGCAGCTTTCTCTTTCAGAACCTCCATGTCCTGACCGAAAATTTTAATGGCGAGTTCCGCCTTGGTTCCGGTTAACAGTTCATCAACAGCCGCTGCTATGGGTTGTGTGACGTTAAATTGGGCACCTGGAAAGCCTTCAAAGGCTTCACTGATTTTGCTGTATAACTCATCGGGGGTTTCCGCAGTCGTCCATTCATCCATCGGCTTGAGGCCAACAAACGCCTCGGCGCTGTTGACCGGGTCAGCATGGGCGCCGACCTCGCCGCGACCCACGCGCGTCACCACGCGTTCAACTTCTGGAAAATTCTTTTTGAGGCGGCGCTCGAAGCGGAGGATTGTATCACGCGACTCTTCAAGAGAAATCGAAGGAGCCATGGTGGCCCTGATCAGTAAGTCTCCTTCGTTCAGCCTCGGGACAAATTCAGATCCGAGAAACGGAAAAATTACGAGACCAACAACCAGCATGAAGGCAGCCAGACCAATGGCGAATGCTCTTCGGCGAACGAAAAACTCAACAGCAGGGATATACGGCTTCAGCAGGGCTCTGACAACGGGCGACTCCTGCGGGCCGAGACCGTCCCGCGTTTTCTTCGGTCGCCGCATCAACAGGTCGGATACGACCGGCGCGATAAAAATAGCAAAAATCAGAGAGCCGAGCATGGCGAGAGAAACAGTATAGGCCAGGGGCTTGAAGGTCTTCCCTTCCACACCCTGCAAGGTAAACAACGGCAGGAAAACGATAATGATAATGGCTATGGCAAAGACAATCGGCCTGGCGACTTCGGCGCAGGCAAGCGAAACAATACGCAAGCGCGAGTCGGAAGGTTCGGCCTCCCGCAACATCCGGTCAACATTTTCAACGATAACAATCGTTCCATCAACCATCATGCCGATGGCGATCGCCAGCCCGCCCAGCGACATCAGGTTGGCCGATATTCCGAACAGTTTCATCAGGATAAATGCAAAGAATATGGAGAATGGTATGGCCAGAGCAACAACAATACTGGGGCGAACTCCGCCCATGAACAACAGGAGAACAAGCACCACCAGGGCAACGCCCTGAATCAGGGCATCGGTAACTGTTTTGACACATTTGGCAACCAGCGTTCCCTGGTCATAATAAGGGATAACCTGAACCCCTTCCGGGAGTACCTTGTTGATTTCCTCCATCCTTTGTTTGACATCTTTTATGACTGAAGAGGTGTTGGTGCCGATCAGTTTCAGAACCATGCCGACAACGACTTCCCCGGCACCATTCATGGTTGCCAGGCCACGGCGCACCTCACCGCCGATTACAACATCGGCAACCTGCTCCAGATACACCGGTGTCCCGTCATTGACCTTCAGGACAATCTTTTCCAGATCACTTATTTTTTCAGCCAGGCCGACTGATCTGACAATATACTCTTCGGCGTTCTTGACCAGGAACTGGGCACCGACATTGGCATTGTTGGCTTTGACGGTTTCAACCACTTCGCTGATATTTAAATTGAAGCGTTGCAGGTCAAGTGGCCGGACGCGCACCTGGAACTGCTTGACCTCGCCACCGAGCGATAAAATCTCGGTCACCCCCGGAACTGTCTGGACATTAAACTTGATCAGCCAGTCCTGGATCTCACGCATCTCTTCAGGGCTTCTCTGCCCCTTGCTGTCTTCCAGAACATAGAACAGTATCTGGCCAAGACCGGTGGTTATCGGTCCCATTTCAGGATCGCCAAACCCTTCCGGTATCTCTTCGCGGGCCAGTTGCAAGCGCTCGCCGACCAGCTGGCGGGCAAAATAAATATCGGTCCCATCCTCGAAGTAGACATTGATGACAGACAACCCGAAGTTGGAAATGGAGCGCACCTCCTTGAGGTTCGGCAAACCGTTCATTGCCACTTCAACCGGATAGGTGATGTATTTTTCTACTTCCTCGGGAGCAAGCCCCTCAGTCTCGGTAAATACCTGCACCAGGGCCGGGGTGACATCCGGAAACGCATCAACAGGCAAACTCCGATAACTGGCATATCCTGCTATCAGGACCAGGCATCCTACAACAGCCACCATCAACCGGCTGTGCAGGACAAAACGTATAATGCTTTGCATGTCTTTAGTCCTCCGTCGGTTTAATGGTTATGTCCGTCGCCAAATGCGCCCTTGGATAATTGAGCCTTCAGGGTAAAGGCACCTTTGGCGGCATACGTTTCGCCAGCCTTCAAACCGGAAACAACTTCAAGGTTGACCGTATTCTGCCGACCGATTTCAATCGGTCGAGGCTCGAACCCATCGGTTGTTTTTACAAAAACAACCGTCTTCCCTTCCATGGTTTGCAAGGCAGTTTTCTCCACGGCGACTTTCACGGGGGTTTTGGCGACAGCAACACGGGCGGTAACAAACATGCCCGGCCGGTAATCTCCTGACGTGTTATCCAGCTCAACCCGGGCAAGTGCCGTGCGTGTCTCCTCACCGAGCATCGGACCGACAAAACCGATCACACCCCGTGCAACAGGGACGCCGTGGCCGACCTGGACAACGACAGCTTGCCCTTTACGGAT
This is a stretch of genomic DNA from Desulfuromonas sp.. It encodes these proteins:
- a CDS encoding transcriptional regulator — translated: MKQIQAYIKKHKLDDVVRGLRKSELLSGLSVMDREGYGLGWARGGSEEHELLVGVKLEVFCPDINVDQVVSIIEKEAHTGLKGDGKIYVSHVDQAVRISTGERGEEAV
- a CDS encoding CusA/CzcA family heavy metal efflux RND transporter, producing the protein MQSIIRFVLHSRLMVAVVGCLVLIAGYASYRSLPVDAFPDVTPALVQVFTETEGLAPEEVEKYITYPVEVAMNGLPNLKEVRSISNFGLSVINVYFEDGTDIYFARQLVGERLQLAREEIPEGFGDPEMGPITTGLGQILFYVLEDSKGQRSPEEMREIQDWLIKFNVQTVPGVTEILSLGGEVKQFQVRVRPLDLQRFNLNISEVVETVKANNANVGAQFLVKNAEEYIVRSVGLAEKISDLEKIVLKVNDGTPVYLEQVADVVIGGEVRRGLATMNGAGEVVVGMVLKLIGTNTSSVIKDVKQRMEEINKVLPEGVQVIPYYDQGTLVAKCVKTVTDALIQGVALVVLVLLLFMGGVRPSIVVALAIPFSIFFAFILMKLFGISANLMSLGGLAIAIGMMVDGTIVIVENVDRMLREAEPSDSRLRIVSLACAEVARPIVFAIAIIIIVFLPLFTLQGVEGKTFKPLAYTVSLAMLGSLIFAIFIAPVVSDLLMRRPKKTRDGLGPQESPVVRALLKPYIPAVEFFVRRRAFAIGLAAFMLVVGLVIFPFLGSEFVPRLNEGDLLIRATMAPSISLEESRDTILRFERRLKKNFPEVERVVTRVGRGEVGAHADPVNSAEAFVGLKPMDEWTTAETPDELYSKISEAFEGFPGAQFNVTQPIAAAVDELLTGTKAELAIKIFGQDMEVLKEKAAEIEAVIRKVPGAADVQKDQVAGTPQLRIVIDRSAISRYGINVEDIQNVIRTAVGGETAGQIFEGIRRFDILVRFAPEYRNNVDSIRHILINGPGGEKIPLDQLALIEEIVGPRQITRENNQRFITVQCNVRGRDIGSFVADGQQAIAENVKLPAGYLVSWGGQFKLQQEANKRLALVVPATLLIVFLLLFSNFNSLKNSFLIILNIPLALVGGVVGLWLTGQNLSVPASVGFIALFGIALENGMVLVTYLNQLLKNGVSIDEASIRGACMRLRPVLMTALTTALGLIPLLFSSGTGSEVQRPLATVVVGGLVTSTILTLLVIPALYKWFAIKVERES
- a CDS encoding transmembrane anchor protein, with product MNNNNIPPNNELPSSEKLVKSTIFASILALVILVVAVLPAEYGIDLTGAGSALGLTKMGQVKMSLAQEASAETIKASEVQEASAPVAKATEQKVEPQPAKDIKSDSITISLAPDQGREIKVRMAKGGKVSYSWKTSNDRANFDVHGDSKKLKISYHNYRKGSAKSDSGVLEAEFDGKHGWFWRNRSGKPMTITLEVEGEFIEMTQEA
- a CDS encoding two-component system response regulator (DNA-binding response regulator in two-component regulatory system with ZraS; response regulator/sigma54 interaction protein); protein product: MSINNKTILIVDDDQSHRTMLKANLGAEWQNVIEADDGDVGVHLVKERNIDLVLLDLKMKRMGGMEALSAIHEINPQLPVIVITAFSSVESAVEAMKKGAFDYVTKPVDAEALLLTVARALEFYTLKKENASLKQRLDDKFDFGNLVGSSQALRELGETLQLVAPSDAIVLISGESGTGKELVAGAVHHNSQRKDKSFIKVNCAALHENLLESELFGHEKGAFTGATEQRKGRFELADKGTLFLDEIGDMSATTQAKILRVLQEGEFERLGGTKTLKTDVRVITATHKDLEKMVDEGTFRQDLYFRLSVVPLHLPPLRERPMDIPALAEHFLARYSQKNKKDIRSFHSDAIEALLSYAWPGNIRELENAIERAVILCLDEQISVQHLPAQVQQTFQDTESHPFAIRPGLSLKDMEKELILSTLRQTDNNRTRAAEILGITRQTLQNKLKEYDLN
- a CDS encoding transcriptional regulator: MANVSCQINVIHQEKVSQAQGNMPEESILNETAEVFSLLGDLSRIKILQALCTTELCVCDLAAILGTSSSAVSHQLRLLRSKGIVRFRKEGKVAYYSLADEHVRQLLNQMNEHVQEC